A single region of the Cucumis melo cultivar AY chromosome 3, USDA_Cmelo_AY_1.0, whole genome shotgun sequence genome encodes:
- the LOC103487917 gene encoding uroporphyrinogen-III synthase, chloroplastic, which yields MASVSLSSFSHPPSVVVPSPCLQFYRRILLPRRTLACSSSAWISSSSSSITSMSISAPKVVVTRERGKNGKLVNALARHGINCLELPLIQHRQGPDLNRLQSVLSDTVFDWIVITSPEAGLVFLEAWKAAGMPKVRIGVVGAGTANIFEEVLQSSKLLEVAFAPSKAIGKVLASELPKLGNTKCSVLYPASTKASNDIEECLSNRGFEVTRLNTYTTAPVDYVDQTIHEQARSLPVVTVASPSAVRAWVNLIPDPKEWDKSLACIGETTAAAANRLGLKNVYYPKNPGLEGWVDSILEALRSEAQIVGHFSE from the exons ATGGcttcagtttctctctcttctttctctcatCCGCCTTCAGTTGTTGTTCCTTCGCCTTGTCTGCAATTTTACCGGCGAATCTTACTTCCCCGTAGAACTCTTGCTTGTTCGTCCTCTGCTtggatttcttcttcttcttcttcgatcaCGTCTATGTCAATTTCGGCGCCGAAAGTAGTGGTTACCAGAGAGCGCGGCAAGAATGGGAAGCTCGTTAATGCTCTG GCAAGACACGGAATAAACTGTTTGGAACTTCCCCTCATTCAACACAGACAAGGACCTGATTTGAATAGGCTACAGTCCGTACTTAGTG ATACTGTATTTGACTGGATTGTCATAACTTCCCCTGAAGCTGGCTTGGTGTTCCTAGAGGCATGGAA GGCCGCTGGAATGCCAAAAGTTAGAATAGGTGTTGTGGGAGCTGGTACAGCTAACATTTTTGAGGAAGTGTTGCAATCATCAAAACTACTTGAAGTGGCATTTGCACCCTCAAAAG CAATAGGCAAGGTCTTGGCTTCGGAGCTTCCAAAGTTAGGAAATACAAAGTGCAGTGTCTTATATCCTGCATCTACTAAGGCTAGCAATGATATTG AGGAATGTCTTTCAAATCGTGGATTTGAGGTCACGAGGCTCAACACCTACACCACG GCACCTGTCGATTACGTTGATCAAACCATTCATGAGCAAGCACGTTCATTGCCTGTTGTCACCGTGGCTTCTCCTTCGGCAGTTCG CGCATGGGTCAATCTTATTCCAGATCCAAAGGAGTGGGATAAGTCGCTTGCGTGTATTGGGGAAACAACTGCAGCAGCAGCAAATAGGTTAGGATTGAAAAACGTTTACTACCCCAAGAATCCTGGCTTGGAAGG GTGGGTTGATAGTATATTGGAAGCACTAAGATCGGAAGCTCAGATTGTTGGTCATTTTTCCGAGTAG